One segment of Pandoraea pnomenusa DNA contains the following:
- a CDS encoding D-serine ammonia-lyase encodes MPTMSLPYLPKLLLARLQGKTPTLWVNDRLGQPLAPNSDSTDAILDAQARMQRFAPLLANLFPELAGTDGHIESALMPADALKRAVVRGDADDASAWFVKRDDALPVAGSIKARGGFHEVLAVAERIALEQGLIAAQDDRRVLGSPEARALFAQYTVAVGSTGNLGLSIGVMAAALGFDTVVHMSDDAKAWKKARLRQRGVRVVEHAGDYAKAVAAGRTQASASPRSHFVDDEQSPLLFHGYAASARHLAEQLVAAGRTVDAGHPLFVYLPCGVGGAPGGITYGLKAIFGAHVHCFFAEPVASPCMLVQLASRSDSPVSVYDFGLDNKTDADGLAVGEASHLVAPLMVSQLSGVFTVTDDELFLNLRMLKHTLDVLVEPSAAAGVRGPDWLLNSPEGQAYVRMHDLDMREATHVIWSTGGSLVPPEALKEFLERADALARDPERAGQAA; translated from the coding sequence ATGCCAACAATGTCTCTCCCGTATCTGCCAAAGCTCCTATTAGCCAGACTTCAAGGCAAGACGCCGACGCTTTGGGTCAATGACCGCCTCGGGCAGCCGCTCGCGCCCAACAGCGACTCGACGGACGCGATTCTCGACGCCCAGGCGCGGATGCAACGCTTCGCTCCGCTGCTCGCCAACCTGTTTCCCGAACTGGCCGGGACCGACGGACACATCGAGTCGGCCTTGATGCCGGCGGATGCCCTGAAGCGCGCGGTTGTCCGCGGTGACGCCGACGATGCGAGCGCATGGTTCGTCAAGCGCGACGATGCGCTGCCCGTTGCAGGCTCCATCAAGGCCAGGGGAGGGTTTCACGAGGTGCTGGCCGTTGCCGAGCGAATCGCGCTGGAACAAGGTTTGATTGCGGCGCAGGACGACCGCCGCGTGCTCGGTTCCCCCGAAGCCCGCGCCCTGTTCGCGCAATACACGGTCGCCGTCGGCAGCACAGGCAATCTTGGACTGAGCATCGGGGTGATGGCCGCCGCGCTCGGATTCGACACGGTCGTGCACATGTCGGACGACGCCAAGGCGTGGAAGAAGGCGCGACTGCGCCAGCGCGGGGTGCGTGTCGTCGAACATGCGGGCGACTACGCAAAGGCGGTTGCCGCCGGCCGCACGCAAGCCTCGGCATCGCCGCGCAGTCATTTCGTGGACGACGAGCAGTCGCCCCTGCTGTTCCACGGCTATGCGGCCAGTGCCCGCCATCTCGCGGAGCAACTCGTGGCGGCGGGGCGCACGGTCGATGCCGGGCATCCGCTCTTCGTCTATCTGCCCTGTGGCGTGGGGGGAGCGCCCGGCGGCATCACGTACGGCCTGAAGGCGATCTTCGGGGCGCACGTTCACTGCTTCTTCGCCGAACCCGTGGCTTCGCCGTGCATGCTGGTCCAGTTGGCGTCGCGAAGCGATTCGCCCGTGTCGGTCTACGACTTCGGGCTGGACAACAAGACCGATGCCGACGGCCTGGCCGTCGGTGAAGCGTCGCACCTCGTCGCTCCGCTCATGGTCTCGCAACTGTCGGGTGTGTTCACCGTGACCGACGACGAGCTCTTCCTGAACCTGCGCATGCTGAAGCATACCCTCGACGTGCTGGTCGAGCCGTCGGCGGCCGCAGGCGTGCGCGGGCCCGACTGGTTGCTCAATTCTCCCGAAGGGCAGGCGTACGTGCGCATGCACGACCTCGACATGCGCGAGGCCACCCACGTGATCTGGTCGACGGGCGGCTCGCTGGTGCCTCCGGAAGCCCTCAAGGAATTTCTCGAGCGCGCCGACGCACTGGCGCGCGACCCTGAACGCGCCGGGCAAGCTGCCTGA
- a CDS encoding Lrp/AsnC family transcriptional regulator gives MPPINLDDLDLRILGVLQVDASISNLELSRRVHASAPTCLRRVRALRDAGVIARQIAIIDAAKLGPTLNAVVEVSLDRQTAEDYDAFESYICEEPAITQCYRVSPGPDFVLIAQVRDMAEYDDLARRLFKSAANVRNVRTFFSTRLAKFEANARIPPVRAG, from the coding sequence ATGCCCCCTATCAATCTGGACGATCTCGACCTGCGCATCCTCGGCGTACTGCAGGTGGACGCGTCGATTTCGAATCTCGAATTGTCCCGGCGTGTACACGCATCCGCGCCGACCTGTCTGCGACGCGTGCGCGCGCTTCGCGACGCTGGCGTCATTGCCCGCCAGATCGCGATCATCGATGCCGCGAAGCTCGGGCCGACCCTGAACGCGGTGGTGGAAGTGAGCCTCGACCGACAGACTGCGGAAGACTACGACGCCTTCGAGTCCTACATCTGCGAAGAGCCCGCCATCACACAGTGTTATCGGGTGTCGCCTGGGCCGGACTTCGTCCTGATCGCACAAGTGCGGGACATGGCCGAATACGACGATCTCGCGAGGCGGCTCTTCAAGAGCGCAGCGAACGTTCGCAACGTACGCACCTTCTTCTCGACACGGCTCGCAAAGTTTGAAGCGAATGCCCGAATTCCGCCCGTCCGCGCCGGGTGA
- a CDS encoding glycerophosphodiester phosphodiesterase family protein, whose protein sequence is MPAAPVTAMSQCVRRLARPMGWHRLAATSLAALACAVGTLALPGAYASPLIVAHRGGTGDTPENTVQAFANALHNGAQALWMTVQVTRDGVPVMYRPADLSALTDGRGKLADLDYAQVRKLNAGYAFARKADDGRTIYPYRDHPLPIPTLREALAAVPENVPILLDMKQVPAAPLVEAVIEVLDETHAWARVRLYSTEADATDRMRARRPQAQLFESRDATRNRLVAAALAGQCATPPAPGTWVGIELHRQVEVVERFTLGQGVSKVVANWWTPAAVQCFKSRGDVHLVAFGVETPQDFESASQLGFDAVMTDSPSRLRAALTAQGHDASK, encoded by the coding sequence ATGCCTGCCGCCCCCGTCACCGCCATGTCCCAATGCGTCCGCCGGCTTGCCCGTCCAATGGGCTGGCATCGCCTCGCCGCCACCAGTCTTGCCGCCTTGGCCTGTGCCGTTGGCACGTTGGCGTTGCCGGGCGCCTACGCCAGCCCGCTCATCGTCGCGCATCGCGGCGGCACCGGCGACACCCCCGAAAACACGGTGCAGGCGTTCGCCAACGCGTTGCACAACGGCGCGCAGGCGCTGTGGATGACGGTACAGGTCACGCGTGACGGCGTGCCGGTGATGTACCGCCCCGCCGATCTCTCCGCACTGACCGACGGGCGCGGCAAGCTCGCCGACCTCGACTACGCGCAGGTGCGCAAACTCAATGCGGGCTACGCGTTCGCTCGCAAGGCGGACGACGGTCGCACGATTTATCCCTACCGAGATCACCCCCTTCCGATCCCGACGCTGCGCGAAGCCCTCGCCGCCGTCCCCGAGAACGTGCCGATTCTGCTCGACATGAAGCAAGTGCCCGCCGCCCCGCTCGTCGAAGCCGTCATCGAGGTACTCGACGAAACCCACGCCTGGGCGCGCGTGCGGCTGTACTCGACCGAAGCCGACGCGACCGACCGCATGCGCGCGCGTCGCCCGCAGGCGCAACTGTTCGAATCGCGCGACGCCACGCGCAACCGACTCGTCGCCGCGGCACTCGCCGGCCAGTGTGCGACGCCGCCCGCGCCGGGCACATGGGTCGGCATCGAGCTGCACCGCCAGGTTGAAGTCGTGGAACGCTTCACGCTCGGCCAGGGGGTATCGAAGGTCGTGGCCAACTGGTGGACACCGGCGGCCGTACAGTGCTTCAAGTCGCGGGGCGACGTACACCTCGTTGCGTTCGGCGTGGAAACGCCGCAGGACTTCGAGAGCGCATCTCAACTCGGCTTCGACGCCGTCATGACCGACTCCCCGTCGCGCCTGCGCGCCGCACTCACCGCGCAAGGGCACGACGCCTCGAAATAA
- a CDS encoding DUF4148 domain-containing protein, whose protein sequence is MNARIFAAALIAAASLAGAPAFADTQTADAAQTGVSQTMTVTRAQVREALRVARASGELDQSLQTYPSLLQQGASAGRSRAEVRSEIGTGAPVADSRA, encoded by the coding sequence ATGAACGCTCGCATCTTCGCCGCCGCCCTGATCGCCGCCGCTTCGCTGGCCGGCGCGCCTGCCTTTGCCGACACCCAGACCGCTGACGCCGCGCAGACCGGCGTCTCCCAGACTATGACCGTGACACGCGCGCAGGTGCGTGAGGCCCTGCGTGTGGCACGCGCCTCCGGCGAGCTTGACCAATCATTGCAGACGTATCCGTCGCTGCTCCAGCAAGGGGCGTCGGCCGGGCGCTCGCGCGCGGAAGTTCGCTCGGAAATCGGAACGGGCGCACCGGTTGCCGACAGCCGCGCCTGA
- a CDS encoding MFS transporter, translating to MEPQVTLSSAVGTRTDRLAFEDATYRKVALRFIPFLMLCYVVAYLDRVNIGIAKLNMLADLQFSEAAYGLGAGLFFIGYMLFEVPSNLIMHRVGARLWIARIMISWGMLSGIMAFVTSPWQFYVVRFLLGVAEAGFYPGVILFLTYWFPNHRRARMTAIFQAGIPVAGLLGSPLSGWILDTFHQVGGHAGWQWVFVLEALPTLPLAVGVLLILTDRVKDAKWLSSEQRELIARDIAQDEKGRPHMPLSHILRDARIGKIILMTFPAMMALYTLGFYLPTLIKDAGAVGGLQVGLLSAIPYCVAAVAMVLVGRSSDRRRERRWHLAGIMLVGAFGLAASVFAGQHLALAVISLSIAAAGIISFSPIMWTLPTAFLGGATAAASIGAINSLANLGGFVSPYLIGWIRDTYHSTAPAIFVIAGSLLISAVIALSFDPKTVNR from the coding sequence ATGGAACCTCAGGTCACGTTGTCATCCGCCGTCGGCACACGCACCGACCGTTTGGCATTTGAAGACGCCACTTACCGGAAGGTCGCGCTGCGATTCATTCCGTTCCTGATGCTTTGTTACGTGGTGGCGTATCTCGACCGCGTCAACATCGGCATCGCAAAGCTCAACATGCTCGCCGATCTGCAATTCAGCGAGGCGGCCTACGGTCTGGGCGCAGGGCTTTTCTTCATCGGCTACATGCTGTTCGAGGTGCCGAGCAATCTCATCATGCATCGGGTCGGCGCACGCCTGTGGATCGCCCGGATCATGATTTCGTGGGGCATGCTCTCCGGCATCATGGCGTTCGTCACGTCGCCATGGCAGTTCTACGTCGTGCGGTTCCTGCTCGGTGTCGCCGAAGCGGGCTTCTATCCCGGCGTCATTCTCTTCCTGACGTACTGGTTTCCCAATCATCGCCGCGCCAGGATGACGGCGATCTTCCAGGCAGGCATTCCCGTCGCCGGTCTGCTGGGCAGTCCGCTGTCGGGCTGGATTCTGGACACCTTCCATCAGGTCGGCGGCCACGCCGGCTGGCAATGGGTGTTCGTGCTCGAAGCGCTCCCGACCCTGCCGCTGGCCGTGGGCGTTCTGCTCATCCTCACCGACCGCGTGAAGGACGCCAAGTGGCTGTCGAGCGAACAACGCGAGCTCATCGCCCGGGATATCGCGCAGGACGAGAAGGGCCGCCCGCACATGCCGCTGTCGCACATTCTGCGCGACGCGCGTATCGGGAAAATCATTCTGATGACCTTTCCCGCGATGATGGCGCTCTACACGCTCGGCTTCTATCTGCCCACGCTCATCAAGGACGCCGGCGCGGTCGGCGGGCTTCAGGTGGGACTGTTGAGCGCGATTCCGTATTGTGTCGCCGCGGTGGCGATGGTACTGGTCGGCCGAAGCTCGGACCGTCGCCGCGAGCGCCGCTGGCATCTGGCTGGCATCATGCTCGTTGGCGCGTTCGGTCTGGCGGCCAGCGTGTTCGCCGGTCAGCATCTGGCACTGGCCGTGATCTCGCTGTCGATTGCCGCTGCGGGGATCATCAGCTTCTCGCCCATCATGTGGACGTTGCCCACGGCGTTTCTCGGTGGTGCCACGGCCGCCGCGTCGATCGGAGCCATCAACAGCCTGGCGAACCTGGGCGGATTCGTGAGCCCTTACCTGATCGGCTGGATTCGAGATACCTATCACAGCACGGCGCCCGCGATCTTCGTGATTGCCGGCTCGCTGCTCATCAGCGCCGTCATCGCGCTGAGCTTCGATCCGAAGACCGTCAATCGCTGA
- a CDS encoding porin, with translation MTFRPRTVLAHAATFALGCSAAVLAHAQSNIALYGIVDGGIGYASNVASVTRAGATGRPAVLVGSSNTTFQNGTWQGSRWGIRGSEDLGAGLKALFRLENGFSIANGTASQGGALFGRHAYVGLQDKTYGTITLGRQYDPLIDLVGSVGGTALLSGVAAHPGDVDNLDHSSRVNSGVKYRSPSWGGVTLSAMYGFGNQPGSMSRQNTWGLGAQYANGPLVWGTAFSHANNEKSGPGDTTIGSWAGSSDSAFASSINAGYASARARDVIATAMTYQIGDTTLGANYSHTEYSPGTFSRFSRTAKFDTVGVLAMYRVTPLLRIGGGYSFTNVNAPATNVSGAKYHQFNLAAFYNLSRRTELYALAGYQKASGSTLDAYGNVIDATASVGDAANGMSSATSTQTIVRIGVSHVF, from the coding sequence ATGACGTTTCGCCCCCGCACCGTCCTCGCCCACGCCGCCACCTTCGCCCTCGGGTGCAGCGCCGCCGTACTTGCCCATGCGCAGTCGAACATCGCGCTTTACGGGATCGTCGACGGCGGCATCGGGTATGCCAGCAACGTGGCTTCGGTCACCCGAGCCGGTGCCACCGGCCGTCCAGCCGTGCTCGTCGGCAGCTCGAACACTACCTTCCAGAACGGCACGTGGCAAGGCAGCCGCTGGGGTATTCGAGGTTCGGAGGATCTGGGCGCCGGACTGAAGGCGCTGTTCCGTCTCGAGAACGGTTTCAGCATCGCCAATGGCACGGCCAGCCAGGGCGGCGCGCTGTTCGGGCGTCATGCCTACGTCGGCCTCCAGGACAAGACTTACGGCACCATCACGCTGGGCCGACAGTACGACCCGTTGATCGACCTCGTCGGTTCGGTCGGCGGCACTGCACTGCTCTCCGGCGTGGCCGCCCATCCGGGCGACGTCGACAACCTCGACCACAGCTCGAGGGTCAACAGCGGCGTGAAATACCGCTCGCCGTCGTGGGGAGGCGTCACGCTCAGCGCCATGTATGGGTTCGGCAATCAGCCCGGTTCGATGAGTCGTCAGAACACCTGGGGCCTCGGCGCCCAATACGCCAACGGGCCGCTGGTGTGGGGGACGGCCTTCTCACACGCGAACAACGAAAAATCGGGCCCCGGCGATACCACGATCGGCAGTTGGGCGGGGTCATCCGACTCGGCATTCGCATCGTCGATCAACGCCGGTTATGCAAGCGCCAGGGCGCGCGACGTGATCGCCACCGCCATGACTTACCAGATCGGCGACACCACGCTGGGCGCGAACTACAGCCACACGGAATACTCGCCGGGCACCTTCTCGCGCTTCTCGCGCACGGCGAAGTTCGATACGGTCGGCGTTCTGGCGATGTACCGCGTCACCCCGCTGTTGCGCATCGGCGGCGGCTACAGCTTCACCAACGTCAACGCCCCGGCGACGAACGTCTCTGGCGCGAAATACCACCAGTTCAATCTGGCGGCGTTCTACAACTTGTCCAGGCGCACCGAACTGTACGCGCTGGCCGGTTACCAGAAGGCGTCCGGCAGCACGCTCGATGCCTACGGAAACGTGATCGACGCCACGGCGTCGGTGGGCGACGCGGCCAATGGCATGTCCTCCGCCACCAGCACCCAGACGATCGTGCGCATCGGGGTCAGCCACGTGTTCTGA
- a CDS encoding DeoR/GlpR family DNA-binding transcription regulator — protein MDLSERQTRIVALFRQHGEMSVDALAEHFGVATQTIRRDVNLLCDANVLRRYHGGARLLTPGPNQPYEVRRVRNLEGKLRIGQAAAERIPDGATVLLGIGTTPEQVAVALVHRKRLCVITNNLRAALVLAGNPNHRVIVPGGELRSPNPEILGDEADRLFRAYRADVGVYSVGGIDDDGTLLDYDRLEAASREALREASRYRILVADTYKFTRKPSVRGGQLREQDLVVTDGPLPDALRAHLHSVDSPSVPEWLVV, from the coding sequence ATGGACCTCTCCGAGCGTCAGACCCGCATCGTTGCGCTATTTCGCCAGCATGGCGAAATGAGCGTCGATGCGCTCGCCGAGCATTTCGGCGTGGCCACGCAGACCATTCGCCGCGACGTGAACCTGTTGTGCGACGCCAACGTGTTGCGTCGCTATCATGGCGGTGCGCGCCTGCTCACGCCCGGGCCGAACCAGCCGTATGAAGTCCGCCGCGTGCGCAATCTCGAAGGCAAGCTCCGCATTGGCCAGGCAGCCGCCGAACGCATCCCCGACGGGGCGACCGTACTGCTCGGTATCGGCACCACGCCGGAGCAAGTCGCCGTCGCGCTCGTGCATCGCAAGCGGCTTTGCGTCATCACGAACAACCTGCGCGCGGCGCTTGTGCTGGCCGGCAACCCCAATCATCGCGTCATTGTTCCCGGTGGCGAGCTGCGCTCGCCCAACCCCGAGATTCTCGGCGACGAAGCCGACCGGCTGTTCCGCGCTTACCGGGCCGACGTCGGCGTGTACAGCGTGGGCGGCATCGACGACGACGGCACGCTGCTGGACTACGACCGGCTCGAAGCGGCCTCGCGCGAAGCGCTGCGCGAAGCCAGCCGCTATCGCATCCTGGTGGCCGACACGTACAAGTTCACGCGCAAGCCGAGCGTGCGCGGCGGACAACTCCGCGAACAGGATCTTGTCGTCACCGACGGGCCGTTGCCCGACGCGCTCCGTGCGCACTTGCATTCGGTCGACTCGCCATCCGTGCCTGAATGGCTCGTCGTCTGA
- a CDS encoding AraC family transcriptional regulator translates to MDRLSTLISNFGVRAGVFHSGGLCGIASYGIDAHDGGHLHLLRSGEVSLVLEDGSRHEIAQPSLIFFPRRNHHQLLSGEGDRTELVCGSLSFDGGTRNPLVAALPEYLVLPTQSVSTLELTLNWLFAEAFGTQCGRLAVMDRLFELLVIQLLRHVLEQRMVSHGMLAGLADPRLARALHVIHHQPGEPWTVESLAGAANMSRANFAAQFREVVGQSPADYLLDWRIGLAQKRLRDGQPIARVAEEVGYDSASALARAFRRKTGSSPRDWLRAQMHAVTMLPPPRVTLVPPLPAQAA, encoded by the coding sequence ATGGATCGGCTCTCCACCCTGATTTCGAATTTCGGCGTTCGCGCCGGTGTGTTTCACAGCGGCGGCCTGTGCGGCATCGCCAGCTATGGCATCGACGCCCATGACGGCGGCCATCTGCACCTGCTTCGCTCGGGCGAGGTTTCGTTGGTGCTCGAAGACGGCTCCCGGCATGAGATCGCGCAGCCGTCGCTGATCTTCTTTCCCCGGCGCAATCATCACCAACTGCTTTCGGGCGAGGGTGACCGCACGGAGTTGGTGTGCGGATCGTTGTCGTTCGACGGCGGCACGCGCAATCCGCTCGTGGCGGCGCTGCCGGAGTATCTGGTGCTGCCGACGCAATCGGTTTCGACACTGGAACTTACGCTCAATTGGCTGTTTGCCGAAGCCTTCGGTACGCAGTGCGGGCGCCTGGCCGTGATGGACCGCCTGTTCGAACTCCTGGTGATCCAGCTGTTGCGCCATGTGCTGGAGCAGCGCATGGTGAGTCACGGCATGCTGGCCGGGCTTGCCGACCCACGTCTGGCCCGTGCGCTGCACGTGATTCACCACCAGCCCGGCGAGCCGTGGACGGTGGAGTCGCTGGCCGGCGCCGCCAATATGTCGCGAGCCAATTTCGCCGCGCAGTTTCGCGAAGTCGTTGGCCAGTCGCCGGCGGATTATTTGCTCGACTGGCGCATCGGTCTGGCGCAAAAGCGCCTGCGGGACGGCCAGCCGATTGCCCGGGTGGCCGAGGAGGTCGGCTATGACAGTGCGTCGGCGCTGGCCCGTGCATTTCGTCGAAAGACGGGCAGTAGTCCGCGCGACTGGTTGCGCGCGCAGATGCACGCCGTGACGATGCTGCCCCCGCCAAGAGTGACGCTCGTGCCGCCGCTGCCCGCGCAGGCGGCCTAG
- the glmS gene encoding glutamine--fructose-6-phosphate transaminase (isomerizing) encodes MCGIIGAVAQRDVVPTLVDGLKRLEYRGYDSCGVALYSDRALVRARSVERVANLQEEVTRMGLAGYTGIAHTRWATHGKPVTDNAHPHVSPNAGTPRIALSHNGIIENHEALRGKLEAHGYRFASQTDSEVIAHLIDHLYDGDLFEAVRAATAQLQGSYAIAVICRDEPHRLVGARDGMPLVLGAGEGENFIASDAIALANVTDQIVYLENGDVADVQLHRFWVVDDEGQRVQRPVHRVAAHSGAADLGPYRYYMQKEIFEQPRAVADTLQDVTAIMPELFGDNAWRVFNAVDSVLLLACGGSYHAALTAKYWIESLAQLPVNVEIASEYRYRDSVPNSNTLVVAVSQSGETADVLGAMHVARQRGMRHTLAICNVATSALARECALTFFTRAGVEIGVASTKAFTTQLVALFLLALTLAQTRGRLSDEDEQQHLKALRHLPDAIAKVLALEPQIMAWAEQLTRRQDILFLGRGLHYPVAMEGALKMKEISYIHAEAYPAGELKHGPLALVSDEMPVVAVAPNDRLLEKLKSNMHEVSARNGRLYVFADSDCGLSPGPEIDVIRLNEHYGLLSPILHTIPMQLLAYHAAVARGTDVDKPRNLAKSVTVE; translated from the coding sequence ATGTGCGGAATTATCGGTGCAGTTGCGCAACGGGACGTGGTCCCCACGCTGGTCGATGGGCTGAAGCGGTTGGAGTATCGCGGGTATGACTCGTGCGGCGTAGCGTTGTATTCGGATCGCGCGTTGGTACGCGCGCGAAGCGTCGAGCGTGTGGCGAATCTCCAGGAGGAAGTCACGCGCATGGGGCTGGCCGGGTATACGGGCATTGCTCACACGCGCTGGGCCACGCATGGCAAGCCGGTGACGGACAACGCGCATCCGCACGTGTCGCCGAACGCCGGGACGCCGCGCATTGCGCTCTCGCACAACGGCATCATCGAGAACCATGAAGCGTTGCGCGGCAAGCTCGAAGCCCATGGTTATCGATTCGCCAGCCAGACCGACAGCGAGGTCATTGCGCATTTGATCGACCATTTGTACGACGGCGACCTGTTCGAAGCGGTGAGGGCGGCCACGGCGCAATTGCAGGGCAGCTATGCGATTGCGGTGATTTGCCGCGACGAGCCGCATCGGCTCGTTGGCGCACGTGACGGCATGCCGCTGGTGCTTGGCGCCGGCGAAGGCGAGAACTTCATTGCGTCCGATGCGATCGCGCTGGCCAATGTGACCGACCAGATCGTGTATCTCGAGAACGGCGACGTCGCCGACGTTCAGCTGCATCGCTTCTGGGTGGTCGACGATGAGGGCCAGCGCGTGCAACGCCCGGTGCATCGCGTGGCGGCACACAGTGGTGCGGCGGATCTCGGGCCTTACCGTTATTACATGCAGAAGGAGATTTTCGAACAGCCGCGTGCGGTCGCCGACACGTTGCAGGACGTGACGGCGATCATGCCGGAGTTGTTCGGCGACAACGCCTGGCGGGTGTTCAACGCGGTCGATTCCGTGCTTTTGCTCGCGTGTGGCGGGAGCTATCACGCGGCGCTCACGGCCAAGTACTGGATCGAGAGTCTCGCGCAACTGCCGGTGAATGTGGAAATCGCCAGCGAGTATCGCTACCGCGACAGCGTGCCGAATTCGAACACGCTCGTGGTGGCCGTGTCGCAGAGCGGCGAGACGGCGGACGTGCTGGGCGCCATGCACGTGGCCAGGCAGCGTGGCATGCGGCACACGCTGGCGATCTGCAATGTCGCGACGAGTGCGCTTGCGAGGGAGTGTGCGCTGACGTTTTTCACGCGGGCGGGCGTGGAGATCGGTGTGGCGTCGACCAAAGCGTTCACGACGCAGTTGGTTGCGCTGTTTCTGCTGGCGCTCACACTCGCCCAGACGCGTGGGCGACTGTCGGACGAAGACGAGCAGCAACACCTGAAGGCGCTGCGACATTTGCCCGATGCCATCGCCAAGGTGTTGGCGCTGGAGCCGCAGATCATGGCGTGGGCCGAACAACTGACGCGGCGGCAGGACATTCTGTTTCTCGGGCGCGGCCTGCATTATCCCGTGGCGATGGAGGGGGCGCTGAAGATGAAGGAGATTTCGTACATCCACGCCGAAGCCTATCCGGCCGGCGAGCTCAAGCATGGGCCGCTGGCGTTGGTGAGCGACGAAATGCCGGTGGTCGCGGTCGCGCCAAACGACCGTCTGCTCGAAAAGCTCAAGTCGAACATGCACGAAGTCAGCGCGCGCAACGGCCGGCTCTATGTCTTCGCCGACAGCGATTGCGGCCTGTCGCCGGGGCCGGAAATCGATGTGATTCGCCTGAACGAACACTACGGCCTGTTATCCCCCATCCTGCACACCATTCCGATGCAACTGCTCGCGTATCACGCCGCCGTCGCCCGCGGCACGGACGTCGACAAACCGAGAAACCTGGCGAAGTCGGTGACGGTGGAGTGA
- a CDS encoding IPT/TIG domain-containing protein: MANITQVSPSQIDRDGGTSITINGTGFSEAVQVYFVDKNNRKTPARSFAIVDDGTITAVSPSLAETGRATANVTLGDCLASANRIDGAVRTPEQLLYNLQYVNDLYALGSGAGSMR; encoded by the coding sequence ATGGCGAACATCACGCAGGTCAGCCCAAGCCAGATCGATCGCGACGGGGGAACCTCCATCACCATCAATGGCACAGGGTTCTCGGAAGCAGTCCAGGTGTATTTCGTGGACAAGAACAACCGCAAGACCCCGGCCCGGAGCTTTGCCATCGTCGACGACGGCACGATCACCGCGGTCAGCCCGTCCCTGGCCGAGACGGGACGTGCCACGGCCAACGTGACACTGGGAGATTGCCTGGCATCGGCCAACAGGATTGACGGCGCCGTCCGGACACCCGAGCAGTTGCTGTACAACCTGCAATACGTCAACGATCTATACGCGCTTGGCTCCGGGGCCGGGTCGATGCGGTAG
- a CDS encoding LysR substrate-binding domain-containing protein gives MQLDASMLGALRCFETAARLLSFTQAARALNLTQSAVSQKIRYLEDRLGYVLFVRQARSLKLTENGEALFETTARALGDIEATLQRLGISNAPLQVSCLPSFALQWLMPRLTDFHRQEPDVSVRLKAEFQSVDRQSMRADDIDVAVRYDPTQYAEVKADVLFDEYLVAVATPAYLATHPGLADGSSFDGVVFLHDASPWDGATEFIEWRTWMDANRPGSAQNIDGPQFNLSSLALAAALNHQGVAIGRSALVHDDLQSRRLVPIGKPVRSPARYVLLSRDPFDRRTTIFCEWIQQECRRFDGARFGALGL, from the coding sequence ATGCAACTGGATGCATCGATGCTGGGCGCCCTGCGGTGCTTCGAGACTGCGGCCCGGCTGCTGAGCTTCACGCAGGCGGCACGCGCCCTGAACCTGACGCAAAGCGCGGTGAGTCAAAAGATTCGTTATCTGGAGGATCGCCTGGGTTACGTGTTGTTCGTTCGGCAGGCACGCAGTCTGAAGCTCACGGAGAACGGAGAGGCGCTGTTCGAGACGACGGCCCGTGCATTGGGCGACATCGAGGCCACGCTGCAACGGCTCGGCATCTCCAACGCGCCGCTGCAGGTCAGTTGCCTGCCCTCGTTCGCCTTGCAATGGCTGATGCCGCGGCTGACGGACTTTCATCGGCAGGAGCCCGACGTCTCGGTACGGCTGAAGGCGGAGTTTCAAAGCGTCGACCGACAGTCCATGCGCGCGGACGACATCGACGTTGCGGTACGCTACGACCCCACGCAATACGCGGAGGTCAAGGCCGACGTCCTTTTCGACGAGTACCTGGTCGCGGTGGCTACGCCGGCATATCTGGCGACGCACCCGGGCCTGGCGGACGGTTCGTCATTCGACGGCGTGGTCTTCCTTCACGACGCGTCGCCGTGGGACGGCGCGACCGAATTCATCGAATGGCGCACATGGATGGACGCGAACCGGCCCGGCAGTGCGCAGAACATCGACGGACCGCAGTTCAACCTGTCGAGCCTGGCGCTGGCTGCCGCGCTCAATCATCAGGGCGTTGCCATCGGACGCAGCGCGCTGGTGCACGATGACCTGCAAAGCCGCCGTCTCGTGCCGATCGGCAAGCCGGTCAGGTCGCCCGCGCGATATGTGCTGCTCTCGCGCGATCCCTTCGACCGGCGCACGACAATCTTCTGCGAGTGGATACAGCAGGAATGCCGGCGCTTCGACGGTGCACGGTTTGGCGCGCTGGGGTTGTAG